A genomic region of Alnus glutinosa chromosome 11, dhAlnGlut1.1, whole genome shotgun sequence contains the following coding sequences:
- the LOC133882300 gene encoding protein RADIALIS-like 3: MASSSLRQQNSGSSWTAEQNKRFERALALYDQDTADRWQNVAKAVGGKTAEEVKRHYEILLEDLRHIECGLVPIPKYRSNGSRNNLDEEERLLKYLKLR; the protein is encoded by the exons atggcTTCAAGCTCTCTCAGACAGCAAAACTCTGGCTCCTCCTGGACAGCTGAGCAGAACAAACGGTTTGAAAGGGCACTGGCGTTGTACGACCAGGACACCGCCGACCGGTGGCAGAATGTAGCAAAGGCTGTCGGTGGGAAGACGGCGGAGGAAGTGAAAAGACACTATGAAATCCTTTTGGAGGATCTCAGGCATATCGAGTGTGGTCTTGTTCCTATTCCCAAGTACAGGTCCAATGGAAGCAGAAACAATCTTGATGAAGAAGAGAG GCTTTTGAAGTATCTTAAGCTGCGGTAA
- the LOC133881976 gene encoding uncharacterized protein LOC133881976 encodes MVNIFAIYKPLLGGVMRVAGVRPQMVEIEPGTVVHFWVGNEAKKKPKPAVVFLHGFGEDGIAIWQFQVLALARKYRVFVPDLLFFGRSLTDKSERSPEFQAECMAKGLRKLGVERCTLVGLSYGGTVGFKMAKMYPDLVESLVVTCSVMALTESLSGAALERIGFKSWPEYLLPDSGKGVELLFDVLTYKLPPIPNFFYKHCLEVMFENRKEKVELLKAWVVDDKDFTLTHYPQRIHLLWGGNDIIFTMEDANNLKRQLGNRATLQYIEKAGHLAQMERPCVYNKRLKEILATLVEDGHKKQ; translated from the exons atggtGAACATTTTTGCAATATACAAGCCACTGTTGGGTGGAGTAATGAGGGTAGCTGGGGTTAGACCTCAAATGGTGGAAATAGAACCAGGAACAGTCGTTCACTTCTGGGTCGGCAACGAAGCCAAGAAGAAACCGAAGCCTGCTGTGGTGTTTCTTCATGGGTTTGGCGAGGATGGTATTGCAATATGGCAGTTCCAAGTCTTGGCTCTAGCGAGAAAGTACAGAGTTTTTGTTCCGGATTTGCTCTTCTTTGGCCGTTCACTCACCGACAAATCTGAGCGTTCACCGGAGTTTCAAGCCGAGTGTATGGCTAAGGGTCTGAGGAAGCTAGGGGTGGAGAGGTGCACCTTGGTAGGGCTGAGCTATGGAGGGACGGTTGGGTTCAAGATGGCTAAGATGTACCCGGACTTGGTTGAGTCTTTGGTGGTGACATGCTCTGTAATGGCCTTGACTGAGTCTCTCTCTGGTGCAGCCCTTGAGAGGATCGGTTTCAAATCCTGGCCGGAGTATTTGCTTCCGGACTCAGGCAAGGGAGTTGAATTGCTTTTTGACGTTCTCACCTACAAGCTGCCCCctatccctaattttttttacaaacactGTTTGGAG GTAATGTTTGAGAACAGAAAGGAGAAAGTAGAGCTACTCAAGGCTTGGGTCGTTGATGACAAGGACTTTACCCTAACTCATTACCCACAG AGGATACATCTACTGTGGGGAGGGAATGACATCATTTTCACCATGGAAGATGCCAACAACTTGAAGAG GCAATTGGGAAACAGAGCTACGCTCCAATACATTGAGAAAGCAGGTCACCTTGCTCAGATGGAACGTCCATGCGTCTACAACAAGCGCCTGAAAGAAATTCTTGCTACTTTAGTGGAAGATGGGCACAAAAAACAATGA